One genomic segment of Oxalobacteraceae sp. CFBP 8761 includes these proteins:
- a CDS encoding ABC transporter permease: MTRSGNAIASSLRREWARLRADPWDIAMLGAIPLALYLLTWWTFSAGVARDLPLVVHDRDHTVVSRNLIRMLDASPGLNVVLVADNEAEALRLIRAREAFGLVSIPADLQESVLAGRAAKVQWAYNAQFSAHSGSMTRDVRAVVATLSAGIELQARARRGAGPGQAGVQIEPVQTRISTLFNENGSYIPSLALPVAFTLLHMFVTLAAVTAIGREFRAATVPDWLAAAHGKPAAALLGKLLIPCACFAVHALLLFVLFGVVLRWPVQGSATAMLAGTALFITACLALGAAIAVFTSSLRAALSASAFITAPAFAFAGQGFPLLSMPLSARIWAESLPLTHYLQMLNNTWTGGAPLRYNLAHLAILLAFTLGLGVAAWLRLARRMHQPATWGKQ; encoded by the coding sequence ATGACCCGATCCGGCAACGCCATCGCATCGTCCTTGCGGCGCGAATGGGCACGCCTGCGCGCCGATCCATGGGATATCGCCATGCTGGGGGCGATCCCGCTCGCGCTCTACCTGCTGACATGGTGGACCTTCTCGGCCGGCGTGGCGCGCGACCTGCCGCTGGTGGTGCATGACCGCGACCATACCGTTGTCTCGCGCAACCTGATCCGCATGCTCGATGCTTCGCCCGGCCTGAACGTGGTGCTCGTCGCAGACAACGAGGCCGAGGCGCTGCGCCTGATCCGCGCGCGCGAGGCATTCGGCCTGGTGTCGATTCCTGCAGATCTGCAGGAATCGGTGCTTGCGGGCCGGGCTGCCAAGGTCCAGTGGGCCTACAACGCCCAGTTCTCGGCGCATTCGGGCAGCATGACGCGCGACGTGCGCGCCGTGGTGGCCACCCTGTCGGCGGGCATCGAACTGCAGGCGCGCGCGCGCCGCGGCGCTGGCCCCGGCCAGGCCGGCGTGCAGATCGAGCCGGTGCAAACCCGCATCAGCACGCTGTTCAATGAAAACGGCAGCTACATCCCGTCGCTTGCGCTGCCGGTGGCCTTTACGCTATTGCATATGTTCGTGACGCTGGCAGCGGTGACGGCGATTGGCCGCGAATTTCGCGCCGCCACCGTGCCCGACTGGCTGGCCGCCGCCCACGGCAAGCCTGCTGCGGCCCTGCTGGGAAAATTGCTCATCCCTTGCGCCTGCTTCGCCGTGCATGCGCTGTTGCTGTTCGTCCTGTTCGGCGTCGTGCTGCGCTGGCCGGTGCAGGGGAGCGCCACGGCCATGCTGGCAGGCACCGCCCTGTTCATCACGGCCTGCCTCGCGCTTGGCGCGGCGATCGCCGTCTTCACCTCATCGCTGCGCGCGGCGCTGTCGGCCAGCGCCTTCATCACGGCGCCCGCGTTCGCGTTCGCCGGCCAGGGCTTTCCGCTGCTGTCGATGCCGCTGAGCGCGCGCATCTGGGCCGAATCCCTGCCGCTGACACACTATCTGCAAATGCTGAACAACACCTGGACAGGGGGCGCGCCGCTGCGCTACAACCTGGCGCACCTGGCGATCCTGCTGGCCTTTACGCTTGGCCTGGGCGTGGCTGCCTGGCTGCGCCTGGCGCGTCGCATGCACCAGCCTGCCACCTGGGGCAAGCAATGA
- a CDS encoding efflux RND transporter periplasmic adaptor subunit: MAKPSTKGLLAGGTGIVILALLGWGLYLAFQPVRDPLQGQIEAQEINVSSKVPGRVGQVHVQLGQRVARGDLLFELDSPEVRAKVAQAEAARDAARATSQKVQAGARPEEIVAARANWERAEAGARLARITFERIGAMYAEGVVARQKRDEAEAQARSASELATAARAQYALARQGARAEDRQAAEAQARQVAGAADEAGAALDETRITAPAAGEVTKLAIQAGELAPQGFPVITLVDLADVWAVVAVREDAFKAYAQGSVHQATIPALNTRVQFKATTVSALPAFATWRAARPGGTDLRTFEVRLRPTAPVPGLRPGMTVVFDH; encoded by the coding sequence ATGGCAAAACCTTCCACCAAAGGCCTGCTTGCCGGCGGCACCGGCATCGTCATTCTTGCCCTGCTCGGGTGGGGCCTGTACCTGGCCTTCCAGCCGGTGCGCGATCCGCTCCAGGGCCAGATCGAGGCGCAGGAAATCAATGTGTCGTCGAAGGTGCCGGGCCGGGTTGGCCAGGTCCATGTGCAGCTGGGCCAGCGTGTCGCCCGCGGCGATCTGCTGTTCGAGCTCGACAGCCCCGAGGTACGGGCCAAGGTAGCGCAGGCCGAAGCCGCGCGCGATGCGGCGCGCGCGACCAGCCAGAAGGTGCAGGCCGGTGCGCGGCCGGAAGAAATCGTCGCCGCGCGCGCCAACTGGGAGCGTGCCGAGGCGGGCGCGAGGCTCGCCAGGATCACGTTCGAGCGCATCGGGGCGATGTATGCCGAAGGCGTCGTCGCGCGCCAGAAACGCGACGAGGCCGAAGCCCAGGCGCGCTCGGCGAGCGAGCTGGCCACCGCCGCCCGCGCCCAATACGCGCTGGCACGCCAGGGTGCCCGTGCCGAAGACCGCCAGGCCGCCGAGGCGCAGGCGCGGCAGGTGGCCGGCGCAGCGGACGAAGCAGGCGCCGCGCTCGACGAGACGCGCATCACGGCGCCCGCCGCGGGCGAGGTGACCAAGCTCGCGATCCAGGCCGGTGAGCTGGCGCCGCAGGGCTTTCCCGTCATTACCCTGGTCGACCTGGCCGATGTCTGGGCCGTGGTGGCCGTGCGCGAAGATGCATTCAAGGCGTATGCGCAGGGTTCGGTGCACCAGGCCACCATCCCCGCGCTCAACACACGGGTCCAGTTCAAGGCCACCACGGTGTCCGCCTTGCCGGCCTTTGCCACCTGGCGCGCGGCGCGCCCCGGCGGCACCGATCTGCGCACCTTCGAGGTCAGGCTGCGCCCGACCGCCCCGGTGCCCGGACTGCGCCCGGGAATGACGGTCGTATTCGACCACTGA
- a CDS encoding TolC family protein, with protein sequence MKVKAILPGAIAAAALVALTLPVRADTGIDYAEALRRMQTSAGAVNGARLDFQARQLQAEALRRIDGPDVRLSGFAGRVSTTLSVDTGAITQLANPLLDSLPPLPALNLPEIPPAINVDRVFNVHSLGLNTVWPLYTGGRLDAVKQIAAGRADEAHASVQAAVDDASIQLAQRYFTVQLAAKASQLRSSAAELAKEHQRMARKMERSGLIAKVERLKADVAVDNAVREAAKAGSDLEIAQLALRRLLDAHSAVTPTTPLFVHAESPGSLASFIDAAMASNAAWKQIAGKRKQADGALQLQGREFSPTVIGIANYNLNRGSSSRANWLVGVSVSVPLVERIDRAKMTAAARLEQQRVEVAAEQAGRDIPTLAESQWRTMEDARQRYLAMGSAIELAAETQRLAQVGFQNGQATSTDVADASLNYTKTSLERAQAGYDYVMALAKLLGTSGEPERLSALSRTATHIVDLTKE encoded by the coding sequence ATGAAAGTGAAGGCTATTTTGCCTGGGGCAATTGCGGCCGCTGCGCTTGTGGCGCTGACCCTGCCCGTACGGGCCGATACCGGCATCGACTATGCCGAGGCGCTGCGCCGGATGCAAACCAGTGCGGGTGCGGTAAATGGCGCCCGGCTCGATTTCCAGGCCAGGCAATTGCAGGCCGAGGCGCTGCGCCGCATCGATGGCCCGGATGTGCGCCTGTCCGGCTTTGCCGGGCGGGTCTCGACCACCCTCAGCGTCGACACCGGCGCAATTACGCAGCTGGCCAACCCGTTGCTCGACTCGCTGCCGCCGCTGCCAGCCCTGAACCTGCCGGAGATCCCGCCGGCCATCAATGTCGACCGCGTGTTCAATGTGCATTCGCTCGGCCTGAACACGGTCTGGCCGCTTTACACGGGTGGGCGCCTCGATGCGGTCAAGCAGATCGCCGCCGGCCGCGCGGACGAAGCCCATGCGAGCGTGCAGGCGGCCGTCGACGATGCGTCGATCCAGCTGGCGCAACGCTATTTCACGGTGCAACTTGCCGCCAAGGCCAGCCAGTTGCGCAGCTCGGCGGCCGAGCTTGCCAAAGAGCATCAGCGCATGGCGCGCAAGATGGAGCGTAGCGGGCTGATCGCGAAGGTCGAGCGCCTGAAAGCCGATGTCGCCGTCGACAATGCGGTCAGGGAAGCGGCAAAGGCGGGCAGCGACCTCGAGATCGCGCAGCTCGCGCTGCGCCGGCTGCTCGACGCGCACAGCGCCGTCACGCCGACCACGCCGCTGTTCGTGCATGCCGAGTCGCCGGGCTCGCTGGCCTCGTTCATCGATGCGGCCATGGCGTCGAACGCGGCCTGGAAACAAATTGCAGGCAAGCGCAAGCAGGCGGACGGCGCCCTGCAACTGCAGGGCCGGGAATTCAGCCCGACCGTCATCGGGATCGCCAACTATAACCTCAACCGTGGCAGCTCCAGCCGCGCCAACTGGCTGGTCGGGGTGTCGGTCAGCGTCCCGCTGGTCGAGCGTATCGACCGCGCAAAAATGACCGCCGCCGCCCGGCTCGAGCAGCAGCGCGTCGAGGTGGCGGCAGAGCAGGCCGGGCGCGATATCCCGACCCTGGCTGAAAGCCAGTGGCGCACCATGGAGGATGCCCGCCAGCGCTACCTGGCGATGGGGTCCGCAATCGAACTGGCAGCCGAGACGCAGCGCCTGGCGCAGGTGGGGTTCCAGAACGGGCAGGCCACGTCGACCGACGTTGCCGACGCGTCGCTCAACTACACCAAAACGTCCCTCGAGCGCGCCCAGGCTGGCTACGACTACGTCATGGCGCTGGCCAAATTGCTGGGCACCAGCGGCGAGCCTGAGCGCCTGAGCGCGCTGTCCCGGACCGCCACGCACATCGTCGACCTCACGAAAGAATAA
- a CDS encoding alpha/beta fold hydrolase has protein sequence MHYIRCGNGKPLLLIHGLGGHWQSWNPILADLASRREVIAVDLPGFGQTPRLAGETSIRTLADETAAFLHAQGLTGIDAVGSSMGARLVLELARRGGVVGGVVALNPGGFWQGWERHAFFSSIYLSIRLLRLLRPVLPAICASPVGRALLLAQFTSRPTKLAPDVVTDELCSYVASPVFDEMLTQLAYGEEQQGAPRNSITQPLVIGWGRRDRVCFPWQAKRALALFPDAQLHWFERCGHFPHWDAPAETAHLILSALAGSHANAAAGLSHARDANHAAHDLHLHLPQSTG, from the coding sequence ATGCATTACATTCGCTGCGGCAACGGCAAACCTTTGCTTCTGATTCATGGCCTCGGTGGCCACTGGCAGAGCTGGAATCCCATCCTGGCCGATCTCGCGAGCAGGCGCGAAGTCATCGCGGTGGACCTGCCCGGCTTTGGCCAGACGCCCAGGCTGGCCGGCGAAACCTCGATCCGCACTCTGGCAGATGAGACGGCAGCCTTTCTCCACGCCCAGGGCTTGACCGGCATCGACGCAGTCGGCAGCTCGATGGGGGCGCGGCTGGTACTGGAACTTGCGCGCCGCGGTGGCGTCGTTGGCGGCGTGGTGGCGCTCAATCCGGGCGGGTTCTGGCAGGGCTGGGAGCGGCACGCGTTCTTCAGCTCGATTTACCTGTCGATACGGCTGCTGCGACTGCTGCGGCCCGTGTTGCCGGCGATCTGCGCCAGCCCGGTTGGCCGCGCGCTGTTGCTGGCCCAATTCACATCGCGGCCAACGAAACTGGCGCCGGACGTCGTGACCGATGAATTGTGCAGTTACGTAGCCTCGCCGGTGTTTGACGAAATGCTCACTCAGCTTGCTTATGGCGAAGAGCAGCAAGGCGCGCCCCGCAACAGCATCACGCAGCCGCTCGTCATTGGTTGGGGACGACGTGACCGGGTCTGCTTCCCATGGCAGGCCAAGCGGGCACTGGCCCTGTTCCCGGATGCCCAACTGCACTGGTTCGAGCGCTGTGGCCATTTCCCGCATTGGGATGCGCCGGCGGAAACCGCACACCTGATTCTGAGCGCACTGGCCGGCAGCCACGCCAATGCCGCGGCCGGACTGTCACACGCACGCGATGCAAACCACGCTGCACACGACTTGCATTTACACTTGCCACAATCGACTGGCTGA
- the msrA gene encoding peptide-methionine (S)-S-oxide reductase MsrA: protein MTQQTETAILAGGCFWGMEDLLRRMPGVLSTRVGYTGGDVPNATYRNHGTHAEALELVFDPAKISYRRILEFFFQIHDPTTPNRQGNDRGMSYRSAIYYLDDAQKQMAEQTIADVDASGLWPGKAVTEIAAAGPFWEAEPEHQDYLERIPNGYTCHFIRPDWKLPSRPEST from the coding sequence ATGACACAACAAACTGAAACCGCAATCCTGGCCGGAGGCTGCTTCTGGGGCATGGAAGACCTGCTGCGCCGCATGCCTGGCGTGCTGTCCACGCGCGTCGGCTATACCGGCGGCGATGTGCCCAACGCTACGTACCGCAACCATGGCACGCATGCTGAAGCGCTCGAACTGGTGTTCGATCCCGCCAAGATCAGCTATCGCCGGATTCTCGAATTCTTCTTCCAGATTCACGATCCGACCACCCCGAACCGCCAGGGCAATGACCGGGGCATGAGCTATCGCTCCGCCATCTATTATCTCGACGACGCGCAAAAGCAGATGGCCGAGCAGACCATTGCCGACGTCGACGCATCCGGCCTCTGGCCTGGCAAGGCCGTCACCGAGATCGCTGCAGCAGGGCCGTTCTGGGAAGCCGAACCGGAACACCAGGATTATCTGGAACGCATTCCAAACGGCTACACCTGCCACTTCATCCGTCCGGACTGGAAGCTGCCCTCGCGCCCGGAATCGACGTAA
- a CDS encoding fasciclin domain-containing protein, whose translation MRSVLKWLGALSLAILLSSCGSSDDDLGNVAEVAQRNGFTALLAAVDKAGIASTLTAANADLTVLAPTDAAFGALATQLGFTNAGAMVAALPAADLAKILRYHVLPGARSSAALGTAGAALPTAYVFDGAAARLALNTSSGVAFTDAVLARASVTTANVYADNGIIHGIDKVLIPPGVLNVVQMAQTNPASFSALVGAVVATGLAPALSGSGPFTVFAPNNAAFASAPTGLTRSQLTSVLTYHVLPAQVLSTAIPFGTPVATLATTALDGSTVAAQTITINRNLTITDTTAVPASILATDVRASNGVIHVIGKVLIPK comes from the coding sequence ATGAGATCTGTCTTGAAGTGGCTTGGTGCGTTGAGTCTGGCGATTCTTCTGTCGTCGTGTGGAAGCAGTGACGACGATCTCGGAAATGTAGCCGAGGTCGCCCAAAGGAATGGTTTTACGGCATTGCTGGCGGCAGTCGACAAGGCTGGCATTGCCAGTACCCTGACTGCTGCCAATGCCGACCTGACGGTGCTGGCGCCCACCGACGCGGCCTTCGGCGCACTGGCGACACAACTCGGCTTCACCAATGCCGGCGCCATGGTGGCAGCACTGCCAGCGGCCGATCTGGCCAAGATACTGCGCTACCACGTACTCCCCGGCGCCAGGTCCTCAGCGGCGCTGGGCACCGCTGGCGCCGCCCTGCCGACAGCCTACGTTTTTGACGGCGCAGCTGCCCGGCTCGCACTCAACACCTCTTCCGGCGTCGCGTTCACCGACGCCGTGCTGGCCAGGGCCAGTGTAACGACGGCCAATGTGTATGCCGACAATGGCATCATCCATGGGATCGACAAGGTGTTGATACCACCCGGCGTGCTCAATGTCGTGCAGATGGCGCAGACCAATCCGGCGTCTTTCAGCGCGCTCGTCGGCGCAGTCGTGGCAACCGGCCTGGCGCCTGCCCTCAGTGGCAGCGGTCCATTTACCGTCTTCGCACCCAACAACGCCGCATTCGCCTCGGCGCCGACGGGTCTGACAAGGTCACAGTTGACATCGGTCCTGACCTATCACGTGCTGCCGGCACAGGTCCTGTCTACTGCCATACCGTTTGGCACGCCGGTGGCCACGCTGGCGACGACAGCCCTCGATGGGTCAACGGTTGCGGCCCAGACCATTACGATCAACCGCAATCTGACGATCACCGACACCACGGCCGTTCCGGCCAGCATCCTGGCGACGGATGTACGCGCCAGCAATGGGGTCATTCATGTCATCGGAAAGGTATTGATTCCCAAATAG
- a CDS encoding DUF819 family protein, giving the protein MPPVSAAMITNDAVVFGMLAAILGTVLWTAARPDGFWKKFYSYVPALLLCYLLPSLLNTLGVIDGAASSLYPMARDYLLPSSLVLLCVAIDFKAIVRLGPKAIIMFLTGTVGVMLGALVSFEAMRVIHPETVAGDTWRGMTTVAGSWIGGGANQAAMREVFNVDATMFGQFVAVDVLVGNLWTAVLLFLASRAQVFDRWTGADLTALNRLRDSIEQYQAQHARIPTLADIMVILAIGLGATGLSHFLSELLVGWITSLPAEWRLQDYSLTSGFFWIVVIATTIGLLLSFTKARTFEGAGASRIGSVMLYVLVATIGMQMDLSALVDRPWLFLLGLIWIAFHGGLMILMAKLIRAPLFMMAVGSQANIGAAASAPVVASAFHPALAPVGVLLAVLGYALGTYGAYVTGIALRAIAGG; this is encoded by the coding sequence ATGCCGCCTGTTTCTGCTGCCATGATTACCAACGATGCCGTCGTCTTCGGCATGCTTGCCGCCATACTCGGTACCGTCCTGTGGACCGCAGCGCGCCCGGACGGCTTCTGGAAAAAGTTCTACAGCTATGTACCCGCCCTGCTGCTGTGCTACCTGCTGCCGTCGCTGCTGAACACGCTTGGCGTCATCGACGGCGCGGCCTCAAGCCTCTACCCGATGGCGCGCGACTACCTGCTGCCCAGTTCTCTCGTGTTGCTGTGTGTGGCAATCGACTTCAAGGCCATCGTACGACTCGGCCCCAAAGCGATCATCATGTTCCTGACCGGCACGGTTGGCGTCATGCTCGGTGCGCTCGTCTCGTTCGAGGCCATGCGCGTGATCCATCCCGAGACGGTGGCCGGCGACACCTGGCGCGGCATGACCACGGTGGCGGGCTCCTGGATTGGCGGCGGCGCCAACCAGGCTGCCATGCGCGAGGTGTTCAACGTCGATGCCACGATGTTCGGCCAGTTCGTCGCTGTCGATGTGCTGGTCGGTAATTTGTGGACAGCCGTGTTGCTGTTCCTTGCCAGCCGGGCCCAGGTATTCGATCGCTGGACGGGCGCCGACCTCACGGCGCTGAACCGCTTGCGTGACAGCATCGAGCAATATCAGGCGCAGCACGCACGGATCCCGACCCTGGCCGACATCATGGTGATCCTTGCCATTGGTCTGGGCGCAACCGGCCTGTCGCATTTCCTGTCGGAGCTGCTGGTCGGGTGGATCACGTCCCTGCCGGCCGAGTGGCGCCTGCAGGATTACAGCCTGACGTCGGGCTTCTTCTGGATCGTCGTGATCGCCACCACCATTGGCCTGCTGCTCAGCTTTACCAAGGCCCGCACGTTCGAAGGCGCCGGCGCGTCGCGCATCGGGTCAGTGATGCTGTACGTGCTGGTGGCCACGATCGGCATGCAGATGGACCTGAGCGCCCTGGTCGATCGCCCCTGGCTGTTCCTGCTGGGCCTGATCTGGATCGCGTTCCACGGTGGCTTGATGATCCTGATGGCCAAACTGATCCGTGCGCCGCTCTTCATGATGGCGGTCGGCTCGCAAGCCAATATCGGCGCAGCCGCATCGGCGCCGGTGGTTGCCAGCGCCTTCCACCCGGCGCTCGCGCCGGTCGGCGTATTGCTTGCCGTGCTGGGCTATGCACTGGGCACCTACGGCGCCTACGTCACGGGGATTGCCCTGCGCGCGATCGCTGGTGGGTAA